Genomic window (Daucus carota subsp. sativus chromosome 5, DH1 v3.0, whole genome shotgun sequence):
TATTTTATAGGAGTTTTAGAATACGCATCGAGTCGTTGAGAAACTCAACGTAAAGAACCTAATAGTCGGAGATACTATTTTTTTTGGGACCGGAACAAAAGATTTGTGCACTTTGAAAGGCGAAGATGAcgtcttttatttttcatttaataattAGGAAGAAGAAATCTTGATTGTTCCTCTTCAACCACAGTGTATTTTGTCCTATGTTTGGAATGTAAAACAAAGCAGCCTACCATGTCACCCTTACCTTATATATGTAGTTAGACGTGCGTATTCTACATATTCTCTGTTTGGCTTGCACCTAGTCAAAGTGACAGGAAACAACATTAGAGTGATGAGAAATGAGGAGATCAATGACCACAACAGATTCATCTCCATCATCACCACCATTATCAATTACTTCATCAATTGACAGCAGCAGCCATTACCAAACTAACTCATCCATGGAAACCTCATCACTCCTCCCCACTCATCTCACCCTTGGCCTCAGCGTTTCAGGGCCCAACTTCTCTCAGAGGTATTCTCCAAAATCTCAactctattttattttctccTAATAATAAAAtgcacttaaaaaaaaatttggctAGTGAATTATACTTTGCTTGTTGTTTAGGCAACAAGGTTCGGCTGATTGGCCACCGATCAAGACACTTCTTCGCAGAGCACTGGCAAATAACAGTCCAGGCTCGCCATCATCGTCGTCGTCTTCATCATCGTGTAGGCAACTGAGGCAAACTGTGGATAACACGAGTGGTGACAATAGTTTGTTTGTGAAGGTTAAAATGGAAGGCATCAAAATTGGTCGAAAAATCGATGTGTTAGCTCTTCATGGATATCCACACTTGATCACCACTCTGGAGAATATGTTCTCCACTCCCAATATTCTCTGTAAGTTCATATTGTGTctgtataaatattttgatacttcATGAGGGATTATAATTAGCAAGGACTAATGATCATGGCAGGGGCTGAAGGGGAACAATATTG
Coding sequences:
- the LOC108220516 gene encoding auxin-responsive protein IAA31, whose amino-acid sequence is MRRSMTTTDSSPSSPPLSITSSIDSSSHYQTNSSMETSSLLPTHLTLGLSVSGPNFSQRQQGSADWPPIKTLLRRALANNSPGSPSSSSSSSSCRQLRQTVDNTSGDNSLFVKVKMEGIKIGRKIDVLALHGYPHLITTLENMFSTPNILWAEGEQYCHHKKYYNVLTYEDQDGDWMMVGDVPWEMFLTTVKRLKITRTPSPSG